The following coding sequences are from one Streptomyces sp. NBC_01485 window:
- a CDS encoding ABC transporter substrate-binding protein has protein sequence MNMRNQWPVLPIVAGLASGLLTGCGTQSGGSGGDASSVVLGMSDDVLATDPASGYDPGSWLLFNNVFQSLLSFPKGGTEPEPDAAKECSFTDTKTQVYSCTLKDGLKFSNGDALTSEDVKFSFDRTLKINDDDGPAVMFSTLDKVETPDAKTVVFRLKSPDATFPSKIASGAGSIVDHKEYDADGLREDGGAVGSGPYKLDSFGDDEAAFSVNENYKGTAGDAQNTGVTLKFFGGDQKALKQALLAGDVDIAYRGLTAADIADLQHTTADAGAEAVEGSSAEVQHLVFNMTDPVAGKLGVRRAIAHLIDREALIKDVYQGTADPLYSIIPAGIAGHNTAFFDRYGARPSQAKAAAALADDGITGKVKLTLWSTPSRYGPATDQELTAIAAQLNASGLFDADVQSVAYDQYEKDIAAGKYGVYVKGWVPDYPDADNFTSPFFGKGNVLGNNYTDDAITGTLLPRTAAQSDRTATGPDYAEIQDIVAEQLPVLPIWQARQYAIVGDNVYGLENCLDASTVFRFWELSKG, from the coding sequence GTGAACATGCGCAACCAGTGGCCGGTCCTGCCCATCGTGGCGGGACTGGCCTCCGGCCTGTTGACCGGCTGCGGCACCCAGAGCGGAGGATCCGGGGGCGACGCCTCCTCCGTCGTCCTGGGAATGTCCGACGACGTCCTCGCCACGGACCCGGCGTCCGGCTACGACCCAGGCTCCTGGCTGTTGTTCAACAACGTCTTCCAGTCCCTGCTGAGCTTCCCCAAGGGCGGCACCGAACCCGAGCCGGACGCTGCGAAGGAGTGCTCCTTCACCGACACGAAGACCCAGGTCTACTCGTGCACGCTGAAGGACGGCCTGAAGTTCAGCAACGGCGACGCGCTCACCTCCGAAGACGTCAAGTTCTCCTTCGACCGCACGCTGAAGATCAACGACGACGACGGCCCGGCGGTCATGTTCTCCACGCTCGACAAGGTCGAGACACCCGACGCCAAGACCGTCGTCTTCCGACTGAAGAGCCCCGACGCCACCTTCCCCAGCAAGATCGCCTCGGGCGCCGGCTCCATCGTCGACCACAAGGAGTACGACGCCGACGGCCTGCGCGAGGACGGCGGCGCCGTCGGCTCCGGCCCCTACAAGCTGGACTCCTTCGGCGACGACGAAGCCGCCTTCTCCGTCAACGAGAACTACAAGGGCACCGCCGGCGACGCCCAGAACACCGGCGTCACCCTGAAGTTCTTCGGAGGCGACCAGAAGGCCCTCAAGCAGGCGCTGCTCGCCGGCGACGTCGACATCGCCTACCGGGGCCTGACCGCCGCCGACATCGCCGACCTCCAGCACACCACCGCCGACGCGGGCGCCGAGGCCGTCGAGGGCAGCAGCGCCGAGGTCCAGCACCTCGTCTTCAACATGACCGACCCCGTCGCCGGAAAGCTCGGCGTCCGCCGGGCCATCGCCCACCTGATCGACCGCGAAGCCCTCATCAAGGACGTCTACCAGGGCACCGCCGACCCCCTCTACTCGATCATCCCGGCCGGCATCGCGGGCCACAACACCGCCTTCTTCGACCGCTACGGCGCCCGCCCCTCCCAGGCCAAGGCCGCCGCCGCCCTCGCCGACGACGGCATCACCGGCAAGGTGAAGCTCACCCTCTGGTCCACCCCGTCCCGCTACGGCCCCGCCACCGACCAGGAACTGACGGCCATCGCCGCCCAGCTCAACGCCAGCGGCCTGTTCGACGCCGACGTCCAGTCCGTCGCCTACGACCAGTACGAGAAGGACATAGCCGCCGGCAAGTACGGCGTCTACGTCAAGGGCTGGGTGCCCGACTACCCGGACGCCGACAACTTCACCTCGCCCTTCTTCGGCAAGGGCAACGTGCTCGGCAACAACTACACCGACGACGCCATCACCGGCACGCTCCTCCCGCGCACCGCCGCCCAGAGCGACCGCACCGCCACCGGCCCCGACTACGCCGAGATCCAGGACATCGTCGCCGAACAGCTCCCCGTCCTGCCGATCTGGCAGGCCAGGCAGTACGCGATCGTCGGCGACAACGTCTACGGCCTGGAGAACTGCCTGGACGCCTCGACCGTGTTCCGCTTCTGGGAACTCAGCAAGGGCTGA
- a CDS encoding ABC transporter substrate-binding protein: MNRKTLALPAVAGLLAPVLAACGASESAGGSGDAIVVGTTDRFTATKDAPAPLDPAYSYDVGTWNILRQTVQTLMIQPKGEGEPVPEAAQSCSFTDSGNERYACKLRSGLKFADGDAVTAEDVKFSIERARTIKADSGVFALLSTIDTIETQGDNEVIFHLKTADATFPFKLSTPVAGIVNPDDYEKGKLRDGFAVDGSGPYTLKAETDGDEMTKAVFTRNAHYKGTLKVNNDEVDMVSYKDADAMGTALQKGDVDLMTRTMSPEQIQKLSAGSVSGDIDMVELNGLEIRYLAFNTTAPKVKAKAVRQAMAQVVNRAELVSKVYGSQAEPLYSLVPATLIGHSNSFFNTYGDPNAGKAKTLLADADITTPVKLTLHYTTDHYGPATKLEFETLQKQLNDSGLFDVSIEGTPWESFVPAQHKGEYAVYGMGWFPDFPDADNFVAPFLDKDNVLKSAYANRDIITDLIPASRREADRLSAAKSLTEIQDIVAEDVPILPLWQGKQYVAANNDITGTAYALNSSATLQLWELGRGVSN, encoded by the coding sequence ATGAACCGCAAGACTTTGGCGCTGCCGGCTGTGGCCGGTCTGCTCGCGCCCGTACTCGCCGCCTGCGGCGCGTCCGAAAGCGCCGGCGGCAGCGGTGACGCCATCGTCGTCGGCACCACCGACCGGTTCACCGCCACCAAGGACGCCCCGGCGCCGCTCGACCCCGCCTACTCCTACGACGTCGGCACCTGGAACATCCTGCGCCAGACCGTGCAGACCCTGATGATCCAGCCCAAGGGCGAGGGCGAGCCCGTCCCCGAGGCGGCCCAGAGCTGCAGCTTCACCGACAGCGGCAACGAGCGCTACGCCTGCAAGCTGCGCAGCGGCCTGAAGTTCGCGGACGGCGACGCCGTCACCGCCGAGGACGTCAAGTTCTCCATCGAGCGCGCCCGCACCATCAAGGCCGACTCCGGCGTGTTCGCCCTGCTCTCCACGATCGACACCATCGAAACGCAGGGCGACAACGAAGTCATCTTCCATCTCAAGACCGCCGACGCCACTTTCCCCTTCAAGTTGTCGACCCCGGTCGCCGGCATCGTCAACCCCGACGACTACGAGAAGGGCAAGCTGCGCGACGGCTTCGCGGTCGACGGCTCCGGCCCCTACACCCTCAAGGCCGAGACCGACGGCGACGAGATGACCAAGGCCGTGTTCACCAGGAACGCCCACTACAAGGGGACGCTGAAGGTGAACAACGACGAGGTCGACATGGTCTCCTACAAGGACGCCGACGCCATGGGAACCGCCCTCCAGAAGGGCGACGTCGACCTCATGACCCGCACCATGTCGCCCGAGCAGATCCAGAAGCTCTCCGCGGGCTCCGTCAGCGGGGACATCGACATGGTCGAGCTCAACGGCCTCGAGATCCGCTACCTGGCCTTCAACACCACCGCCCCGAAGGTCAAGGCCAAGGCCGTGCGCCAGGCGATGGCCCAGGTCGTCAACCGCGCCGAGCTCGTCAGCAAGGTGTACGGCTCCCAGGCCGAGCCCCTCTACTCGCTGGTCCCGGCCACCCTCATCGGCCACTCCAACTCCTTCTTCAACACCTACGGCGACCCGAACGCCGGCAAGGCCAAGACCCTGCTGGCCGACGCGGACATCACCACCCCGGTGAAGCTGACGCTGCACTACACGACCGACCACTACGGCCCGGCCACGAAGCTGGAGTTCGAGACGCTGCAGAAGCAGCTGAACGACAGCGGCCTGTTCGACGTCTCCATCGAGGGCACCCCCTGGGAGTCGTTCGTCCCGGCCCAGCACAAGGGCGAGTACGCCGTCTACGGCATGGGCTGGTTCCCCGACTTCCCCGACGCCGACAACTTCGTCGCGCCGTTCCTCGACAAGGACAACGTCCTCAAGTCCGCCTACGCCAACCGCGACATCATTACCGACCTGATCCCGGCCTCCCGCCGCGAGGCCGACCGCCTCAGCGCCGCCAAGAGCCTGACGGAGATTCAGGACATCGTCGCCGAGGACGTTCCGATCCTGCCGCTGTGGCAGGGCAAGCAGTACGTCGCCGCCAACAACGACATCACGGGCACGGCGTACGCGCTGAACTCCTCCGCGACCCTCCAACTGTGGGAGCTCGGCCGAGGCGTCAGCAACTGA
- a CDS encoding HAD family hydrolase — protein sequence MTSTVPASVTRTAEGSALQAVLLDMDGTLVDTEGFWWDVEVEIFAGLGHALDDSWRHVVVGGPMTRSAGFLIEATGAEIALVDLTVLLNDGFEDRITRSLPLMPGAARLLDELAEHGIPTALVSASHRRIIDRVLASLGAGNFHLTVAGDEVPRTKPYPDPYLFAAAGLGVDPARCAVVEDTATGVASAEAAGCHVVAVPSVAPIAPSARRTVVPSLEQVDLPFLRGLMPLR from the coding sequence ATGACCAGCACGGTTCCCGCGTCAGTGACCCGAACGGCCGAGGGCTCAGCCCTGCAGGCCGTGCTCCTCGACATGGACGGCACCCTGGTGGACACCGAGGGCTTCTGGTGGGACGTCGAGGTCGAGATCTTCGCCGGACTCGGCCACGCCCTCGACGACTCCTGGCGCCATGTCGTGGTCGGCGGCCCGATGACCCGCAGCGCCGGGTTCCTGATCGAGGCGACCGGGGCCGAGATCGCCCTCGTCGACCTGACCGTCCTGCTCAACGACGGCTTCGAGGACCGCATCACCCGCTCCCTGCCCCTGATGCCGGGCGCCGCCCGGCTGCTCGACGAACTGGCCGAGCACGGCATCCCCACCGCCCTCGTCTCCGCCTCCCACCGGCGCATCATCGACCGCGTCCTCGCCTCGCTCGGCGCCGGCAACTTCCACCTCACCGTGGCCGGCGACGAGGTCCCGCGCACCAAGCCGTACCCCGACCCCTACCTGTTCGCCGCCGCCGGACTGGGCGTGGACCCCGCCAGATGCGCCGTCGTCGAGGACACCGCGACCGGCGTCGCCTCGGCGGAGGCGGCGGGCTGTCACGTCGTCGCGGTGCCCTCCGTGGCACCCATCGCGCCGTCCGCGCGACGCACCGTCGTCCCCTCCCTGGAACAGGTCGACCTGCCTTTTCTACGTGGCCTGATGCCGCTCCGCTGA
- the metH gene encoding methionine synthase, translating to MASVPPTPSADSRTRVSALREALATRVVVADGAMGTMLQAQEPTLEDFENLEGCNEILNITRPDIVRSVHEEYFDAGVDCVETNTFGANHSAMVEYDIPERVYELSEAGARIARETADAFAARDGRTRWVLGSIGPGTKLPTLGHIGFTTLRDAYQRNAEGLITGGADALIVETTQDLLQTKAAVLGAHRARELAGLDVPLIVSVTVETTGTMLLGSEIGAALTALEPLGIDMIGMNCATGPAEMSEHLRYLARNARIPLACMPNAGLPVLGKDGAHYPLSAPELADAQENFVRDYGLSLVGGCCGTTPEHLRQVVERVRGLTPPPRDPRPEAGAASLYQTVPFRQDTSYLAIGERTNANGSKKFREAMLEGRWDDCVELAREQIREGAHLLDLCVDYVGRDGVADMAELAGRFATASTLPIVLDSTEVEVIRAGLEKLGGRAVINSVNYEDGDGPESRFAKVTKLAQEHGAALIALTIDEVGQARTPEKKVEIAERLIDDLTGNWGIREEDILIDTLTFTICTGQEESRGDGVATIEAIRELKRRHPDVQTTLGLSNISFGLNPAARILLNSVFLDECVKAGLDSAIVHASKILPIARFSEEEVRTALDLIHDRRAEGYDPLQKLMQLFEGATAKSLKAGRAEELAALPLDERLKRRVIDGEKNGLEADLDEALQSRPALDIVNETLLDGMKVVGELFGSGQMQLPFVLQSAEIMKTAVAHLEPHMEKTDDDGKGTIVLATVRGDVHDIGKNLVDIILSNNGYTVVNLGIKQPVSAILDAAAEHRADVIGMSGLLVKSTVIMKENLEELNQRGLAANYPVILGGAALTRAYVEQDLHEIYEGEVRYARDAFEGLRLMDALIGVKRGVPGAKLPELKQRRVRADAAAAVVEVEDRPEEGHVRSDVSTDNPVPRPPFDGTRVIKGIQLKEYASWLDEGALFKGQWGLKQARTGDGPTYEELVETEGRPRLRGLLDKLQTDNLLEAAVVYGYFPCVSKDDDLIILDERGNERTRFTFPRQRRGRRLCLADFFRPEESGETDVVGLQIVTVGNRIGEETAKLFESNSYRDYLELHGLSVQLAEALAEYWHARVRAELGFAGEDPADVEDMFALKYRGARFSLGYGACPNLEDRAKIADLLRPERIGVHLSEEFQLHPEQSTDAIVIHHPEAKYFNAR from the coding sequence ATGGCCTCTGTGCCGCCGACCCCTTCCGCCGACAGCCGGACCCGTGTGTCCGCGCTCCGAGAGGCCCTGGCCACCCGAGTGGTTGTGGCCGACGGAGCCATGGGCACCATGCTCCAGGCCCAGGAGCCCACCCTCGAGGACTTCGAGAACCTCGAGGGCTGCAACGAGATCCTCAACATCACCCGGCCGGACATCGTCCGCTCCGTGCACGAGGAGTACTTCGACGCGGGCGTGGACTGCGTCGAGACCAACACGTTCGGCGCAAACCACTCCGCCATGGTCGAGTACGACATCCCCGAACGGGTGTACGAGCTGTCCGAGGCGGGCGCCCGCATCGCCCGTGAGACCGCCGACGCCTTCGCCGCCCGCGACGGCCGCACCCGCTGGGTGCTGGGCTCGATCGGCCCCGGCACCAAGCTGCCCACCCTCGGCCACATCGGCTTCACCACGCTGCGCGACGCCTATCAGCGCAACGCCGAGGGCCTCATCACCGGCGGCGCCGACGCGCTCATCGTCGAGACCACCCAGGACCTGCTGCAGACCAAGGCCGCCGTGCTGGGCGCCCACCGCGCCCGCGAGCTGGCCGGCCTGGACGTGCCGCTGATCGTCTCCGTGACCGTCGAGACGACCGGCACCATGCTGCTCGGCTCGGAGATCGGCGCCGCCCTGACGGCGCTGGAGCCGCTCGGCATCGACATGATCGGCATGAACTGCGCCACCGGCCCGGCCGAGATGAGCGAGCACCTGCGCTACCTGGCCCGCAACGCGCGCATCCCGCTGGCCTGTATGCCGAACGCGGGCCTGCCGGTGCTCGGCAAGGACGGCGCCCACTACCCGCTGAGCGCGCCGGAGCTCGCCGACGCGCAGGAGAACTTCGTCCGCGACTACGGCCTGTCCCTGGTCGGCGGCTGCTGCGGCACCACCCCCGAGCACCTGCGCCAGGTCGTCGAACGGGTCCGCGGCCTCACCCCGCCGCCCCGCGACCCCCGCCCCGAGGCCGGCGCCGCCTCCCTCTACCAGACGGTCCCCTTCCGCCAGGACACCTCGTACCTGGCCATCGGGGAGCGCACCAACGCCAACGGCTCCAAGAAGTTCCGCGAGGCCATGCTGGAGGGCCGCTGGGACGACTGCGTCGAGCTGGCCCGCGAGCAGATCCGCGAGGGCGCGCACCTGCTCGACCTGTGCGTGGACTACGTGGGCCGCGACGGCGTCGCCGACATGGCGGAACTCGCCGGCCGCTTCGCCACCGCCTCCACCCTGCCGATCGTCCTGGACTCCACCGAGGTCGAGGTCATCCGGGCCGGCCTGGAGAAGCTCGGCGGCCGCGCGGTCATCAACTCCGTGAACTACGAGGACGGCGACGGCCCCGAGTCCCGCTTCGCCAAGGTCACCAAGCTGGCCCAGGAGCACGGCGCCGCGCTGATCGCGCTGACCATCGACGAGGTGGGCCAGGCCCGCACCCCCGAGAAGAAGGTCGAGATCGCCGAACGGCTCATCGACGACCTCACCGGGAACTGGGGCATCCGCGAGGAGGACATCCTCATCGACACCCTGACCTTCACCATCTGCACCGGTCAGGAGGAGTCCCGCGGCGACGGCGTCGCCACCATCGAGGCGATCCGCGAGCTCAAGCGCCGACACCCCGACGTCCAGACCACCCTGGGCCTGTCGAACATCTCCTTCGGCCTCAACCCGGCCGCCCGCATCCTGCTCAACTCCGTCTTCCTCGACGAGTGCGTCAAGGCGGGCCTGGACTCGGCGATCGTCCACGCGTCGAAGATCCTGCCCATCGCCCGCTTCAGCGAGGAGGAGGTGCGGACCGCCCTCGACCTCATCCATGACCGCAGGGCCGAGGGGTACGACCCGCTCCAGAAGCTCATGCAGCTCTTCGAGGGCGCCACGGCGAAGTCCCTCAAGGCAGGCAGGGCCGAGGAACTCGCCGCCCTGCCCCTGGACGAGCGCCTCAAGCGCCGCGTCATCGACGGCGAGAAGAACGGCCTGGAGGCCGACCTCGACGAGGCGCTGCAGAGCCGCCCGGCCCTGGACATCGTCAACGAGACCCTGCTGGACGGCATGAAGGTCGTCGGCGAACTGTTCGGCTCCGGCCAGATGCAACTGCCGTTCGTGCTCCAGTCCGCCGAGATCATGAAGACCGCGGTCGCCCACCTCGAACCGCACATGGAGAAGACCGACGACGACGGCAAGGGCACCATCGTGCTGGCCACCGTCCGCGGCGACGTCCACGACATCGGCAAGAACCTCGTCGACATCATCCTGTCCAACAACGGCTACACCGTCGTCAACCTCGGCATCAAGCAGCCGGTCTCCGCGATCCTGGACGCTGCCGCCGAGCACCGCGCCGACGTCATCGGCATGTCCGGCCTGCTGGTCAAGTCCACGGTGATCATGAAGGAGAACCTGGAGGAGCTCAACCAGCGCGGCCTCGCGGCGAACTACCCGGTCATCCTCGGCGGCGCCGCCCTGACCAGGGCGTACGTCGAGCAGGACCTGCACGAGATCTACGAGGGCGAGGTCCGCTACGCCCGCGACGCCTTCGAGGGCCTGCGCCTCATGGACGCCCTCATCGGCGTCAAGCGGGGCGTGCCCGGCGCGAAGCTGCCCGAGCTGAAGCAGCGCCGGGTCCGCGCCGACGCCGCCGCGGCCGTCGTCGAGGTCGAGGACCGCCCGGAGGAGGGGCACGTCCGCTCCGACGTCTCCACCGACAACCCCGTCCCCAGGCCGCCGTTCGACGGCACGCGCGTCATCAAGGGCATCCAGCTCAAGGAGTACGCCTCCTGGCTCGACGAGGGCGCCCTGTTCAAGGGCCAGTGGGGCCTGAAGCAGGCCCGCACCGGCGACGGACCGACCTACGAGGAACTCGTCGAGACCGAGGGCCGGCCCCGGCTGCGCGGCCTGCTGGACAAGCTCCAGACCGACAACCTCCTCGAAGCCGCCGTCGTCTACGGCTACTTCCCCTGCGTGTCCAAGGACGACGACCTGATCATCCTGGACGAGCGGGGCAACGAACGCACCCGCTTCACCTTCCCCCGCCAGCGCCGCGGCCGCCGCCTGTGCCTGGCCGACTTCTTCCGCCCGGAGGAGTCGGGGGAGACGGACGTCGTCGGCCTCCAGATCGTCACCGTCGGCAACCGCATCGGCGAGGAGACCGCCAAGCTCTTCGAGTCGAACTCCTACCGCGACTACCTCGAACTGCACGGTCTGTCCGTGCAGTTGGCGGAGGCCCTCGCCGAGTACTGGCACGCGCGCGTGCGCGCCGAACTCGGCTTCGCCGGCGAGGATCCCGCCGACGTCGAGGACATGTTCGCCCTGAAGTACCGCGGCGCCCGCTTCTCCCTCGGCTACGGCGCCTGCCCCAACCTGGAGGACCGCGCCAAGATCGCCGACCTGCTCCGGCCCGAGCGGATCGGCGTCCACCTCTCCGAGGAGTTCCAGCTGCACCCCGAGCAGTCCACGGACGCCATCGTGATCCACCACCCCGAGGCGAAGTACTTCAACGCGCGGTGA
- a CDS encoding IclR family transcriptional regulator — protein sequence MARNIQSVERAAAMLRLLAGGERRLGLSDIASSTGLAKGTAHGILRTLQHEGFVEQDDASGRYQLGAELLRLGTTYLDVHELRARALVWTDDLARSSGESVHLGVLHQQGVLIVHHVFRPDDSRQVLEIGAMQPLHSTALGKVLSAYDPVAHSEALEAERKPFTDRTVCEPEAFEHILDLTRARGYAADVEETWEGVASIAAPIHDRRRMPVGAVGITGAVERLGRDGELRPELIAAVRDCARAVSRDLGAGRF from the coding sequence ATGGCACGGAACATCCAGTCGGTCGAACGTGCGGCCGCGATGCTGCGGCTGCTCGCGGGCGGCGAGCGGCGCCTGGGCCTGTCGGACATCGCCTCGTCCACGGGCCTGGCCAAGGGCACCGCCCACGGCATCCTGCGCACCCTCCAGCACGAGGGCTTCGTCGAGCAGGACGACGCCTCCGGGCGCTACCAGCTCGGCGCGGAGCTGCTGCGCCTGGGCACCACCTACCTGGATGTGCACGAGCTGCGCGCGCGTGCCCTGGTGTGGACGGACGACCTGGCCCGCTCCAGCGGCGAGAGCGTCCACCTGGGGGTGCTGCACCAGCAGGGCGTGCTGATCGTGCACCACGTCTTCCGGCCCGACGACAGCCGGCAGGTGCTGGAGATCGGGGCCATGCAGCCGTTGCACTCCACGGCCCTGGGCAAGGTGCTGTCGGCCTACGACCCGGTCGCGCACAGCGAGGCCCTGGAGGCCGAGCGCAAGCCCTTCACGGACCGTACGGTGTGCGAGCCGGAGGCCTTCGAGCACATCCTCGACCTCACGCGCGCGCGTGGGTACGCGGCCGACGTGGAGGAGACCTGGGAGGGCGTGGCCTCCATCGCCGCGCCCATCCACGACCGGCGCCGCATGCCCGTCGGCGCGGTCGGCATCACGGGCGCCGTGGAGCGGCTGGGCCGGGACGGCGAGCTGCGCCCCGAGCTGATCGCGGCGGTGCGCGACTGCGCCCGCGCGGTGTCACGGGACCTGGGCGCCGGGCGCTTCTGA
- a CDS encoding MIP/aquaporin family protein, with product MSSSDIFIGETIGTAILILLGGGVCAAVTLKASKARGAGWLAITFGWGFAVLTAVYTSAPLSGAHLNPAVTLALAIKDDDWSNVPVYWAGQLLGAAIGATLVWVAYYGQFQAHLTDEEIVGKPDARATSGKSVEAREQAAGPVLGIFSTGPEVRVVWQNLATEIIGTTVLVLAVLTQGLNDKGNGLGTLGALITALVVVSIGLSLGGPTGYAINPARDLGPRIVHSLLPLPNKGGSDWSYAWIPVVGPLIGGAIAAGIYNVAFA from the coding sequence GTGTCCAGCTCCGACATCTTCATCGGCGAGACCATCGGTACCGCCATACTCATCCTGCTCGGCGGTGGCGTCTGCGCCGCCGTCACGCTGAAGGCCTCGAAGGCCCGAGGCGCCGGCTGGCTCGCCATCACCTTCGGGTGGGGTTTTGCCGTTCTGACGGCCGTCTACACCTCGGCGCCGCTCTCCGGCGCCCACCTCAACCCGGCGGTCACCCTCGCACTCGCGATCAAGGACGACGACTGGAGCAACGTTCCGGTCTACTGGGCCGGGCAGCTGCTCGGAGCCGCCATCGGCGCCACCCTGGTCTGGGTCGCCTACTACGGCCAGTTCCAGGCTCACCTCACCGACGAGGAGATCGTCGGCAAGCCGGACGCGCGGGCCACGAGCGGCAAGTCCGTCGAGGCGCGGGAACAGGCCGCAGGCCCGGTCCTGGGCATCTTCTCCACCGGCCCCGAGGTCCGCGTCGTCTGGCAGAACCTGGCCACGGAGATCATCGGCACGACCGTGCTGGTGCTGGCCGTCCTCACGCAGGGCCTCAACGACAAGGGCAACGGCCTCGGCACCCTGGGCGCGCTGATCACCGCGCTCGTGGTCGTCTCGATCGGCCTGTCCCTCGGCGGCCCGACCGGATACGCGATCAACCCGGCCCGTGACCTCGGTCCGCGCATCGTGCACTCCCTCCTGCCCCTGCCCAACAAGGGCGGCTCCGACTGGAGCTACGCCTGGATCCCGGTGGTCGGTCCGCTGATCGGCGGCGCGATCGCTGCAGGCATCTACAACGTCGCTTTTGCTTGA
- the glpK gene encoding glycerol kinase GlpK, which translates to MTDAHTAGPFIAAIDQGTTSSRCIVFDRDGRIVSVDQKEHEQIFPKPGWVEHDANEIWTNVQEVVASAIAKAGITRDDIKAIGITNQRETTLLWDKNTGEPVHNAIVWQDTRTDALCKELGRNVGQDRFRRETGLPLASYFAGPKARWLLDNVEGLRERAEAGDILFGTMDSWVIWNLTGGVNGGRHVTDVTNASRTMLMNLHTMQWDEKIAESIGVPLNVLPEIRSSAEVYGEVAGGRLGDLLGGIPVASALGDQQAALFGQTCFAEGEAKSTYGTGTFLLMNTGEKPVNSYNGLLTTVGYRIGDQKAVYALEGSIAVTGSLVQWMRDQMGLISTAAEIETLALSVEDNGGAYFVPAFSGLFAPYWRSDARGVIAGLTRYVTKAHLARAVLEATAWQTREITDAMTKDSGVELAAIKVDGGMTSNNLLMQTLSDFVDAPVVRPMVAETTCLGAAYAAGLAVGFWTSTDDLRANWRRAAEWTPRMDAESRDREYKSWLKAVERTMGWIEDEN; encoded by the coding sequence GTGACCGACGCGCACACCGCCGGGCCGTTCATCGCCGCCATCGACCAGGGCACCACCTCCTCTCGCTGCATCGTCTTCGACCGGGACGGCCGCATCGTCTCCGTCGACCAGAAGGAGCACGAGCAGATCTTCCCCAAGCCGGGCTGGGTCGAGCACGACGCCAACGAGATCTGGACCAACGTCCAGGAGGTCGTCGCCTCCGCCATCGCGAAGGCCGGCATCACCCGCGACGACATCAAGGCCATCGGCATCACCAACCAGCGTGAGACCACGCTGCTGTGGGACAAGAACACCGGTGAGCCCGTCCACAACGCCATCGTCTGGCAGGACACCCGCACCGACGCCCTCTGCAAGGAGCTCGGCCGCAACGTCGGCCAGGACCGCTTCCGCCGCGAGACCGGCCTGCCGCTGGCCTCCTACTTCGCCGGTCCCAAGGCGCGCTGGCTGCTGGACAACGTCGAGGGGCTGCGCGAGCGCGCCGAGGCCGGCGACATCCTCTTCGGCACCATGGACAGCTGGGTCATCTGGAACCTGACGGGCGGGGTGAACGGCGGCAGGCACGTCACCGACGTCACCAACGCCTCCCGCACCATGCTGATGAACCTGCACACCATGCAGTGGGACGAGAAGATCGCCGAGTCCATCGGCGTCCCGCTGAACGTGCTGCCCGAGATCCGCTCCTCCGCCGAGGTCTACGGCGAGGTCGCCGGCGGCCGTCTCGGCGACCTGCTCGGCGGCATCCCGGTCGCCTCCGCGCTCGGCGACCAGCAGGCGGCGCTGTTCGGCCAGACCTGTTTCGCCGAGGGCGAGGCCAAGTCGACGTACGGCACCGGCACCTTCCTGCTGATGAACACCGGTGAGAAGCCGGTCAACTCGTACAACGGCCTGCTCACCACGGTCGGTTACCGCATCGGCGACCAGAAGGCCGTCTACGCCCTCGAGGGCTCGATCGCCGTCACCGGTTCGCTGGTGCAGTGGATGCGCGACCAGATGGGCCTGATCTCCACCGCCGCCGAGATCGAGACGCTCGCGCTGTCCGTCGAGGACAACGGCGGCGCCTACTTCGTGCCGGCCTTCTCCGGTCTGTTCGCCCCGTACTGGCGCTCCGACGCCCGTGGCGTGATCGCCGGCCTCACCCGGTACGTCACCAAGGCGCACCTCGCGCGCGCCGTCCTGGAGGCCACGGCCTGGCAGACCCGTGAGATCACCGACGCCATGACGAAGGACTCCGGCGTCGAGCTCGCAGCGATCAAGGTCGACGGCGGCATGACCTCCAACAACCTGCTGATGCAGACGCTCTCCGACTTCGTGGACGCCCCCGTGGTGCGCCCGATGGTCGCCGAGACCACCTGCCTCGGCGCCGCCTACGCCGCCGGTCTCGCCGTCGGCTTCTGGACCAGCACCGACGACCTGCGCGCCAACTGGCGCCGGGCCGCCGAGTGGACCCCCCGCATGGACGCGGAGAGCCGCGACCGTGAGTACAAGAGCTGGCTCAAGGCCGTGGAGCGGACCATGGGCTGGATCGAAGACGAAAACTGA